In the Drosophila gunungcola strain Sukarami unplaced genomic scaffold, Dgunungcola_SK_2 000001F, whole genome shotgun sequence genome, one interval contains:
- the LOC128262722 gene encoding voltage-dependent calcium channel subunit alpha-2/delta-3 isoform X1, with translation MFGLCEKLMTHFAVILTAFFVSQPLLLLLICGPHGGISPSTSTHWAEASAADEAVGKWATQFGDELFQLAQKITKSQEIKEKYKEYNARVELKNGTELIKSITKNVGRMLARKMDAVRCIQERAEYVNENFEFNSTYALQNFTYISSKYSIFDNKSSDELEPNEAKYAWMYREMDLNPDTHFYNTPVDTEHSSVHVPSNVWDRSNRVLKTIMWSEQLDEVFRQNYQSDPALSWQYFGSDTGILRHYPAAQWTDTKPNRDDADTYDCRKRSWYIETATCSKDIVILLDHSGSMTGFRHHVAKFTIRSILDTFSNNDFFTILRYSKEVDDIIPCFNGALVQATPENIEVFNEAIANLEDPEGYANLTLAYETAFQLLRTYYDSRHCSTNSTCNQAIMLVTDGVAGNTTDVFQKYNWGNGENGTSRMNTRVFTYLLGKEVTKVREIQWMACLNRGYYSHVQTLDEVHEEVLKYVDVIATPLVLQNEQHPPTWTHAFTDKTYDPKTSNERRPRLMIAVGVPAFDRFYRHANTTNPRARLLGVAGTDVPVEDIDKLTLPYKLGVNGYSFVVSNNGYVLLHPDLRPIGTNGKMNPNYNSIDFSEVEHLFEDKNPREPGESILNIRNAMVRHESNEFKGISVKFHYDKMRRVSEEKQDYFFAPLPNTPFTLGIVMPSEYGKTWIKVGEEVDKNKHMKINISDFFIGDNWKVHPDWVYCKYHYLEGHEFKTPEAELREFLGKMVKNDWKWPEQYAEDESDWDDKDELNCGRKTLGDDAYYCNKELVHLLIFDAKVTNSSYGVWRFESEEERQLLDRFGADLRFVATMSGLTRWQFILGEEEVDTDREFGDYHTTAIDETWYKSAILQHHEDRTESFVYSVKHYDDPMESDKVKVTASHAIFPRDGGKEAPACVVGFQFVHERMWERFFSITSVDHCDRCLPICTDDDVDCVVIDNNAYIVIGQNVNTTGKFFGEFHGDVMSAMVEKGIFLSIEVYDYQEQCKEEPKAGSYAHGLLHPLRLLSLGWKWLVGQLFFQYQRIQWWADGAPFMEYTDEIEDEYVAVGDGGKASASKPKEDSDDENAMFDEPEPEPIYKACDMRSTLYSLQPSALVGINDFVEAPSTRPFLVKKIPNSNLVLVVVNVLMPSRSVRLTTEPQRMEYAKEFPCYKLNMSFYERRRIEECYTEHEDEELYTYCGNASRLGLTLQLLPLTIILMFYLTHSFMR, from the exons ATGTTTGGTTTATGCGAAAAGTTGATGACACATTTCGCTGTCATTTTGACCGCATTTTTCGTCTCCCagccgctgttgttgttgctgatttGCGGGCCGCATGGCGGCATCTCCCCCTCGACCTCCACCCACTGGGCGGAGGCCTCGGCGGCGGATGAAGC CGTTGGCAAATGGGCCACCCAGTTTGGCGACGAGCTGTTCCAGCTGGCTCAGAAGATCACCAAGTCGCAGGAGATCAAGGAGAAGTACAAGGAGTACAATGCCCGCGTGGAGCTGAAGAATGGCACCGAGCTGATCAAGTCGATCACGAAAAACGTGGGCAGGATGCTAGCCAGAAAGATGGATGCGGTGCGGTGCATCCAGGAGCGGGCGGAATATGTGAACGAGAACTTTGAGTTCAATAGCACCTATGCCTTGCAGAATTTCACCTATATATCCAGCAAGTATTCGATTTTCGATAACAAAAGTTCCGACGAGCTGGAACCGAATGAGGCCAAGTACGCCTGGATGTATCGAGAGATGGACTTGAATCCGGACACTCACTTCTACAACACACCGGTGGACACGGAGCACAGTTCGGTGCATGTGCCCTCGAATGTGTGGGATCGTTCGAATCGGGTGCTGAAGACCATCATGTGGTCCGAGCAGCTGGACGAGGTCTTCCGGCAGAACTACCAGTCCGATCCGGCCTTATCCTGGCAGTACTTTGGCTCCGACACGGGAATCCTGCGGCACTATCCGGCTGCCCAATGGACAGACACCAAACCGAATCGAGACGATGCCGATACCTACGATTGCCGAAAGAGATCCTGGTACATTGAGACGGCCACCTGTTCGAAGGACATCGTCATCCTGCTGGATCACTCGGGTTCGATGACGGGTTTCCGGCATCACGTGGCCAAGTTCACCATCCGCAGTATCTTGGACACCTTCTCCAACAACGATTTCTTCACCATATTGCGTTACTCGAAGGAGGTGGATGATATCATACCCTGCTTTAATGGAGCCCTCGTCCAGGCCACGCCCGAGAACATAGAGGTCTTTAACGAGGCCATTGCCAATTTGGAGGATCCCGAGGGCTATGCAAATCTCACTCTTGCGTACGAAACGGCCTTCCAACTCCTGCGAACCTATTACGACAGTCGACACTGCAGCACCAATTCCACCTGCAACCAGGCCATAATGCTGGTCACCGATGGTGTGGCGGGTAATACCACCGATGTATTTCAGAAATACAACTGGGGCAACGGCGAGAACGGCACCTCGCGAATGAACACTCGCGTGTTCACCTATCTGCTGGGCAAAGAAGTCACCAAGGTGCGCGAGATCCAGTGGATGGCCTGCCTCAACCGCGGATACTACTCTCATGTCCAAACTTTGGACGAAGTGCACGAGGAGGTGCTCAAGTACGTTGACGTCATTGCCACGCCCCTGGTCCTTCAGAACGAACAGCATCCGCCCACCTGGACGCACGCCTTCACCGACAAGACG TACGATCCAAAAACCTCGAATGAACGACGACCCCGCCTTATGATAGCAGTGGGAGTGCCCGCCTTCGATCGCTTCTATCGCCACGCCAATACTACCAATCCAAGGGCACGTTTGTTAGGAGTGGCTGGAACAGACGTGCCCGTGGAAGATATTGACAAGCTTACACTACCCTACAAA ctTGGTGTAAATGGCTACTCCTTTGTGGTTTCCAACAATGGATATGTTCTACTGCATCCGGATCTGCGACCCATTGGG ACCAATGGTAAAATGAATCCGAACTACAACAGCATCGACTTCAGCGAAGTAGAGCATCTTTTCGAGGACAAGAATCCGCGAGAACCGGGTGAATCCATTCTTAATATTCGCAATGCCATGGTGCGACACGAAAGTAATGAGTTCAAGGGCATATCCGTCAAGTTCCACTACGACAAAATGCGCCGCGTGTCCGAGGAGAAACAGGACTACTTCTTTGCCCCTCTGCCGAACACCCCGTTCACTTTGGGCATCGTAATGCCCAGCGAATATGGCAAAACCTGGATTAAGGTGGGCGAGGAGGTGGACAAGAACAAGCACATGAAGATCAATATATCGGATTTCTTTATCGGTGACAACTGGAAGGTTCATCCAGATTG GGTTTACTGCAAGTACCATTATCTAGAGGGCCATGAGTTTAAAACACCTGAGGCGGAGTTGCGCGAGTTTCTGGGCAAGATGGTCAAAAACGATTGGAAGTGGCCAGAGCAATATGCCGAGGACGAATCCGACTGGGATGACAAAGATGAAT TAAATTGCGGCAGAAAGACGTTGGGTGACGATGCCTACTATTGCAACAAGGAGCTGGTGCATCTGCTCATCTTCGACGCCAAGGTGACGAACTCCAGCTACGGAGTGTGGCGATTTGAGAGCGAAGAGGAGCGCCAGTTGCTAGATCGTTTTGGTGCTGATCTCCGATTTGTGGCCACCATGAGCGGCTTGACACGATGGCAGTTCATCTTGGGCGAAGAGGAGGTGGACACGGATCGAGAGTTTGGGGACTACCACACCACGGCCATTGATGAAACCTGGTACAAGAGTGCCATCCTGCAGCACCACGAGGATCGTACGGAGAGCTTCGTCTACTCGGTGAAGCATTACGACGATCCCATGGAGAGCGACAAGGTCAAAGTCACCGCCTCGCACGCAATCTTTCCAAGGGATGGCGGCAAGGAGGCGCCCGCCTGCGTGGTGGGCTTCCAGTTTGTCCACGAACGCATGTGGGAGCGATTCTTCAGCATCACCTCAGTGGATCAT tgcgaCCGTTGCCTGCCCATCTGTACGGACGATGATGTGGATTGTGTGGTTATAGACAATAATGCATATATCGTGATTGGCCAGAATGTGAACACCACTGGGAAGTTTTTCGGGGAATTCCACGGCGATGTTATGTCTGCGATGGTGGAAAAGGGCATCTTCCTGAGCATCGAGGTCTACGATTACCAAGAGCAATGCAAGGAGGAGCCAAAAGCGGGCAGTTATGCCCATGGTCTCTTACAT cccCTTCGACTATTGAGTCTTGGCTGGAAGTGGCTAGTGGGCCAGCTCTTCTTTCAGTACCAAAGGATTCAGTGGTGGGCTGATGGAGCGCCAT TTATGGAGTATACGGATGAGATCGAGGACGAGTATGTGGCCGTGGGCGATGGAGGAAAAGCTTCGGCTTCCAAGCCAAAGGAGGATAGCGATGACGAAAATGCCATGTTCGATGAACCCGAACCGGAACCCATTTACAAGGCCTGCGACATGCGATCCACTCTGTACTCCCTGCAGCCCAGTGCTCTGGTGGGCATCAATGACTTCGTGGAAGCGCCTTCAACGCGACCCTTCCTGGTCAAGAAGATCCCTAACTCCAACCTGGTCCTGGTGGTGGTCAATGTCCTGATGCCGTCGCGCAGCGTTCGCCTGACCACCGAACCTCAGCGGATGGAGTACGCTAAGGAATTCCCCTGCTACAAGCTCAACATGAGCTTCTACGAACGGCGACGCATCGAAGAGTGCTACACGGAGCACGAGGAT GAGGAACTGTACACCTATTGCGGCAATGCCTCGCGGCTGGGTTTGACGCTTCAGCTGCTGCCGCTgaccataattttaatgttttaccTGACGCACAGCTTTATGCGTTGA
- the LOC128262722 gene encoding voltage-dependent calcium channel subunit alpha-2/delta-3 isoform X2 gives MFGLCEKLMTHFAVILTAFFVSQPLLLLLICGPHGGISPSTSTHWAEASAADEAVGKWATQFGDELFQLAQKITKSQEIKEKYKEYNARVELKNGTELIKSITKNVGRMLARKMDAVRCIQERAEYVNENFEFNSTYALQNFTYISSKYSIFDNKSSDELEPNEAKYAWMYREMDLNPDTHFYNTPVDTEHSSVHVPSNVWDRSNRVLKTIMWSEQLDEVFRQNYQSDPALSWQYFGSDTGILRHYPAAQWTDTKPNRDDADTYDCRKRSWYIETATCSKDIVILLDHSGSMTGFRHHVAKFTIRSILDTFSNNDFFTILRYSKEVDDIIPCFNGALVQATPENIEVFNEAIANLEDPEGYANLTLAYETAFQLLRTYYDSRHCSTNSTCNQAIMLVTDGVAGNTTDVFQKYNWGNGENGTSRMNTRVFTYLLGKEVTKVREIQWMACLNRGYYSHVQTLDEVHEEVLKYVDVIATPLVLQNEQHPPTWTHAFTDKTYDPKTSNERRPRLMIAVGVPAFDRFYRHANTTNPRARLLGVAGTDVPVEDIDKLTLPYKLGVNGYSFVVSNNGYVLLHPDLRPIGTNGKMNPNYNSIDFSEVEHLFEDKNPREPGESILNIRNAMVRHESNEFKGISVKFHYDKMRRVSEEKQDYFFAPLPNTPFTLGIVMPSEYGKTWIKVGEEVDKNKHMKINISDFFIGDNWKVHPDWVYCKYHYLEGHEFKTPEAELREFLGKMVKNDWKWPEQYAEDESDWDDKDELNCGRKTLGDDAYYCNKELVHLLIFDAKVTNSSYGVWRFESEEERQLLDRFGADLRFVATMSGLTRWQFILGEEEVDTDREFGDYHTTAIDETWYKSAILQHHEDRTESFVYSVKHYDDPMESDKVKVTASHAIFPRDGGKEAPACVVGFQFVHERMWERFFSITSVDHCDRCLPICTDDDVDCVVIDNNAYIVIGQNVNTTGKFFGEFHGDVMSAMVEKGIFLSIEVYDYQEQCKEEPKAGSYAHGLLHPLRLLSLGWKWLVGQLFFQYQRIQWWADGAPCKLYG, from the exons ATGTTTGGTTTATGCGAAAAGTTGATGACACATTTCGCTGTCATTTTGACCGCATTTTTCGTCTCCCagccgctgttgttgttgctgatttGCGGGCCGCATGGCGGCATCTCCCCCTCGACCTCCACCCACTGGGCGGAGGCCTCGGCGGCGGATGAAGC CGTTGGCAAATGGGCCACCCAGTTTGGCGACGAGCTGTTCCAGCTGGCTCAGAAGATCACCAAGTCGCAGGAGATCAAGGAGAAGTACAAGGAGTACAATGCCCGCGTGGAGCTGAAGAATGGCACCGAGCTGATCAAGTCGATCACGAAAAACGTGGGCAGGATGCTAGCCAGAAAGATGGATGCGGTGCGGTGCATCCAGGAGCGGGCGGAATATGTGAACGAGAACTTTGAGTTCAATAGCACCTATGCCTTGCAGAATTTCACCTATATATCCAGCAAGTATTCGATTTTCGATAACAAAAGTTCCGACGAGCTGGAACCGAATGAGGCCAAGTACGCCTGGATGTATCGAGAGATGGACTTGAATCCGGACACTCACTTCTACAACACACCGGTGGACACGGAGCACAGTTCGGTGCATGTGCCCTCGAATGTGTGGGATCGTTCGAATCGGGTGCTGAAGACCATCATGTGGTCCGAGCAGCTGGACGAGGTCTTCCGGCAGAACTACCAGTCCGATCCGGCCTTATCCTGGCAGTACTTTGGCTCCGACACGGGAATCCTGCGGCACTATCCGGCTGCCCAATGGACAGACACCAAACCGAATCGAGACGATGCCGATACCTACGATTGCCGAAAGAGATCCTGGTACATTGAGACGGCCACCTGTTCGAAGGACATCGTCATCCTGCTGGATCACTCGGGTTCGATGACGGGTTTCCGGCATCACGTGGCCAAGTTCACCATCCGCAGTATCTTGGACACCTTCTCCAACAACGATTTCTTCACCATATTGCGTTACTCGAAGGAGGTGGATGATATCATACCCTGCTTTAATGGAGCCCTCGTCCAGGCCACGCCCGAGAACATAGAGGTCTTTAACGAGGCCATTGCCAATTTGGAGGATCCCGAGGGCTATGCAAATCTCACTCTTGCGTACGAAACGGCCTTCCAACTCCTGCGAACCTATTACGACAGTCGACACTGCAGCACCAATTCCACCTGCAACCAGGCCATAATGCTGGTCACCGATGGTGTGGCGGGTAATACCACCGATGTATTTCAGAAATACAACTGGGGCAACGGCGAGAACGGCACCTCGCGAATGAACACTCGCGTGTTCACCTATCTGCTGGGCAAAGAAGTCACCAAGGTGCGCGAGATCCAGTGGATGGCCTGCCTCAACCGCGGATACTACTCTCATGTCCAAACTTTGGACGAAGTGCACGAGGAGGTGCTCAAGTACGTTGACGTCATTGCCACGCCCCTGGTCCTTCAGAACGAACAGCATCCGCCCACCTGGACGCACGCCTTCACCGACAAGACG TACGATCCAAAAACCTCGAATGAACGACGACCCCGCCTTATGATAGCAGTGGGAGTGCCCGCCTTCGATCGCTTCTATCGCCACGCCAATACTACCAATCCAAGGGCACGTTTGTTAGGAGTGGCTGGAACAGACGTGCCCGTGGAAGATATTGACAAGCTTACACTACCCTACAAA ctTGGTGTAAATGGCTACTCCTTTGTGGTTTCCAACAATGGATATGTTCTACTGCATCCGGATCTGCGACCCATTGGG ACCAATGGTAAAATGAATCCGAACTACAACAGCATCGACTTCAGCGAAGTAGAGCATCTTTTCGAGGACAAGAATCCGCGAGAACCGGGTGAATCCATTCTTAATATTCGCAATGCCATGGTGCGACACGAAAGTAATGAGTTCAAGGGCATATCCGTCAAGTTCCACTACGACAAAATGCGCCGCGTGTCCGAGGAGAAACAGGACTACTTCTTTGCCCCTCTGCCGAACACCCCGTTCACTTTGGGCATCGTAATGCCCAGCGAATATGGCAAAACCTGGATTAAGGTGGGCGAGGAGGTGGACAAGAACAAGCACATGAAGATCAATATATCGGATTTCTTTATCGGTGACAACTGGAAGGTTCATCCAGATTG GGTTTACTGCAAGTACCATTATCTAGAGGGCCATGAGTTTAAAACACCTGAGGCGGAGTTGCGCGAGTTTCTGGGCAAGATGGTCAAAAACGATTGGAAGTGGCCAGAGCAATATGCCGAGGACGAATCCGACTGGGATGACAAAGATGAAT TAAATTGCGGCAGAAAGACGTTGGGTGACGATGCCTACTATTGCAACAAGGAGCTGGTGCATCTGCTCATCTTCGACGCCAAGGTGACGAACTCCAGCTACGGAGTGTGGCGATTTGAGAGCGAAGAGGAGCGCCAGTTGCTAGATCGTTTTGGTGCTGATCTCCGATTTGTGGCCACCATGAGCGGCTTGACACGATGGCAGTTCATCTTGGGCGAAGAGGAGGTGGACACGGATCGAGAGTTTGGGGACTACCACACCACGGCCATTGATGAAACCTGGTACAAGAGTGCCATCCTGCAGCACCACGAGGATCGTACGGAGAGCTTCGTCTACTCGGTGAAGCATTACGACGATCCCATGGAGAGCGACAAGGTCAAAGTCACCGCCTCGCACGCAATCTTTCCAAGGGATGGCGGCAAGGAGGCGCCCGCCTGCGTGGTGGGCTTCCAGTTTGTCCACGAACGCATGTGGGAGCGATTCTTCAGCATCACCTCAGTGGATCAT tgcgaCCGTTGCCTGCCCATCTGTACGGACGATGATGTGGATTGTGTGGTTATAGACAATAATGCATATATCGTGATTGGCCAGAATGTGAACACCACTGGGAAGTTTTTCGGGGAATTCCACGGCGATGTTATGTCTGCGATGGTGGAAAAGGGCATCTTCCTGAGCATCGAGGTCTACGATTACCAAGAGCAATGCAAGGAGGAGCCAAAAGCGGGCAGTTATGCCCATGGTCTCTTACAT cccCTTCGACTATTGAGTCTTGGCTGGAAGTGGCTAGTGGGCCAGCTCTTCTTTCAGTACCAAAGGATTCAGTGGTGGGCTGATGGAGCGCCATGTAAGT TATACGGATGA